The following is a genomic window from Rhizobium sp. 11515TR.
CATATATTCTTCCGCCGAAACATAGTCGCCATATTCCAGGCCCGGTATTGCAAAGGGGCTCGGTGCGGCTTCACGGAATGAGGGGCCCAAAAGTGCTGGTGGGACAGAAAGCATATCGATGCCAGCTCTCTCGGCGGCTTCCGCTTCCTCAAGCGACGTGACGCGCAGCATTGTCAATTGTCGCTTTCCTTTGAGCGACAGGAGATCGGCAACCGTCGGACGATTGTGCTTTTGCATTGGATGTTCCTCGATATGGATGGTTAGGCCGCAAGCAGCGACTTCAGCTTGACCGTGCTTGCCGCCAGAGCAGCTTGATCCGGATGCGCGCGGGCGGCGATCAGCATCTCGGCAAGGCGGATATCACGCGCTATGGCATTGCCGCGTCCGATACCGCTGGCGGCGAGCAGCCTTCCGTCCGCGCCGAGATGGAAGAGGATGAACGCCCCGTCATCGAGGTCGCGCCGTACATGGGCGACCGCTTCATCCGCAAGGCCGGCAATCTGCAATGTCAGATCATATTGATCGGACCAGAACCACGGCACCGAGGATATCTCCGCACCTTCTCCCAGCATGTTGGCGGCGGCGAGATTGGCCTGCTCCTGCGCATTGCGCCAGGATTCGAGGCGAACACGCCTTCCGCCATAGAGCGCCAGCGGAAAGGAGCAGCAATCGCCCGCCGCATAGATGTCGGCAACGGAGGTTTCCAGCCGCTCGTTGACGGCAATGCCGTTGTTGATCGTAAGGCCCGCTTCGGCAGCGGGCGCGGCATTCGGCAGGGCACCGATACCGACGAGCAGCAGATCGGCAGAGATCACGTCTCCGGTCGCCATACGAACGACGACCTTGTCGGCGTCCTCCTGCACCGCTTCGATGACCTGACCGCAGCGTATATCGGCACCCTCCTGACGATGCCGCTCGGTAATTGCCTCGGCGATTTCCTCCGGCACGCCGCGTTTCAACACCCGCTGCAGACCCTCGATGACCGTGACGTCGGCGCCGCGCTTGCGTGCCGTCGCTGCCAGTTCAAGGCCGATGAAGCCGCCGCCAATGATGGCAATGTGCTGTCCGGGATTGAGCGCGGCATGCAATGCGACCGCATCCGCATGGGTCCGCAGCATGCGGATGCGATGAGAGGTGCCATCGATGCCGGGAAGGTTGCGTGCCGAGGCTCCGGTTGCGAACAGCAGTTTGTCGTAGCTTAGCGTTTCTCCACCCGCGAACCTGATGGTCTTTGTGGAAGGAGCGATCGCTGTCACCGTCGTATCGAGCCTCAGGTCGATCGCTTGCTCCTGATAACGCTCCAATGCTGCGACGAATTTTGGCTCGGGCACCTCGTCTGATCCGCCCTTCGAAAGCGGCGGGCGTTCGTATGGGGCCAGCGGCTCGGCGCCGATGAGGGTGATGTCGCCCTCAAATCCCTTTTCGCGAAGTGCGAAGGCAGCGCGGGCGCCGCATTCCCCGGCTCCGATAATGACGAAATGCGCCACGATAGCCTCCTCAGAGCCCGATGAAGACGGTGCCATTCTCGACCTTGACCGGATAGGTCTGCAGATTGACGCAGACCGGAGCGCCTTTGGCTTCGCCGGTGCGGTAGTCGAAGCGGCCATTGTGCTTGGGACATTCGATGATGTTGTCCATGACCAGGCCATCGGCGAGATGGATTTTCTCGTGCGTGCATAAGCCGTCGGTCGCGAAATAATCGTCCTCGGGGCTGCGATAGACGGCGAAGGTCCGTCCGTCATGATCGAAACGGATGACGTCCTCCTCGTCGATTGCATCAGCGGCGCAGACTTCGATCCAATTGCTCATGTTTTCCTCCCTTGTAATGTCGATGTTATTGGGCCGCGGCCGGTAGCTCGCCATGGAATTCTTCGCGATAGGGCCGCGCCGTTGGCGGCAGCTCGCGCTTCAGGAAATAGTCCTCGTTGCGCAATTGCCGCAGGAATGCGGGTATCATCTCGCGATAGCCGGACCAGATGGACGGATTGGCGGCCGGCAGATCATGCTTGATCATCGCATGCAGCTTCGGCAGCGCATGATAGGGCACCATCGGGAACATGTGATGTTCGACATGATAGTTCATGTTCCAGTAGATGAAGCGGCTGACCGGGTTCATTATGACGGTGCGGCTGTTCAGGCGATGATCAATGACATTGTCGGCGAGGCCGCCATGCTGCAGCAGGCCGGTCAGAACGTGGTGCCAGGCGCCATAGAGCCGGGGAAGGCCGATCAGCATCAGCGGCAGGATTGAGCCCATGGCGATCGCTGATGCGATGGTGACGATGTAGATCGCAAGCCAGATACGAGCGATGCGGATCGCTTTCGGCTGCTCCATCTCGGGAATGAAGGTCTTTTCCGCAGCACTGACGAAGCCGGCAGAATTGCGCAGCATGTCGATCATGGCGTACCAGGCATCGAGGATGCCGAAGAAATTCAGGACGAGGCGGAGAAGATCCGGCGGCCTCATGACGGCAATTTCCGGGTCGCGGCCGACGATGACGGTATCGGTATGGTGGCGCGCATGGCTCCAGCGCCAGGTCACCGGATTGCGCATGATCATGAAGCAGGCGATCTGATAGACCACGTCATTCATCCAGCGCGTCTTGAACGCCGTGCCATGGCCGCATTCATGCCAGCGGCTGTCCGAGGCTGAGCCGTAGAGCACGCCATAGGCCAGGAAGAAAGGAACGCAGATCCACGACCCCCAGAAGTAGACGCCAAGTGCTGCGAAGACCGCCATGCTGCCAAGCCAGATGATGGTGTCGCGGATCGCTGGCGCATCCGAGCGCTGCATCAGCGCCTTCATATCCTTGCGCGCAACATCCGTGTGATACCATTCGGCGGCGGCAAGCCCCGTTTCCACCGCCAGTCTGCCGCTTGCGCCGAGCAGATCATAGTCACGCTTGATTATCGTCGTCATCCCTGCCTCCCGCGATGCGCAAGAGCGCCTCGTCCTCAATGCCGGAACGATAGATCGACTTTTTGCTTGCCTCAATGCAGGAATGATGGAATCTATCAAAATCTATCATCAAGATAACGCAGAAATGATGAATTCCATCAGGAGCAGCCATGCGTCGCCCCACCATATCGGATCTCGCCAAGGCGTCCGGCGTCAGTGTCGCCACCATCGACCGTGTGCTGAACGGGCGCCTTCCGGTTCGCGAACAGACGGCACGGCGCGTCTATGAAGCGGCGCAGGACATCGGCTATCACGCTGTCGGCCTCCTGCGTCAGCGCGTCTTCGAAGACGTGCCACGCTATCAGCTAGCATTCCTGTTGCAGAAGCCCATGCAATCATTTTATCAAGCCTTTGCCAAAGAGATCGAAGCGGCTGCGGCAGCGATGACGGCAGCGAAGCTGCAGGTTCAAATCGACTATCCGGCTGTCTCGACACCGAGCGTAATCGCCGAGAAAATGCGAGCGCTGGCAGCGCGTAATCAGGTCGTGGCCGTCGTCGCCCCTGATTATCCAGCTGTCGAGGCGATCGTCGACGAGCTCAAGGAAAAGGGGATTCCGGTCTTTTCCGTACTTTCCGACTTTGCCGCGGGCGTTCGGGAGGGGTATCTCGGCCTCGACAACAGAAAGGTCGGGAGATCTGCTGCCTGGACGATCGCGCGCACGGCTCGTAAGCCGGGCAAAGTGGCGTGTTTCGTGGGCAGCCACCGTTTTCACGGCCACGAGTTGCGAGAGCTGGGTTTTCGCTCCTATTTCCGCGAGAATGCGCCGGAATTCGAGGTGCTGGAAACGCTCATCAATTTCGACGCCGTCGACGTCACGCATGAGGCGACGCTCGATCTTCTGCAGAAACATCCAGACCTTATCGGTCTCTATGTAGCCGGCGGCGGAATGGAGGGGGCGATCGCCGCACTCCGGGAGGAAAACCGCGCAGGCGACGTGACCCTCATCGTCAACGAGCTTGTCCCCGAGAGTAAGGGCGCACTGATGGATGGAACAGTTGCCATGGCCATTTGCACTCCATTGCCTCTTCTGTGCCGAGAGCTCATCACGCAAATGGTGAGTTCAGTCGAAAGAAGCGCGCAAACGACCGTGCGTCAGACTTTTTTCCCGTTCGAGATCTATATCTCCGAGAATATTTGAATGAAGGAAAGCCGCCGATGATATGGGCCACGGCTGCAGCGCCGCTATTAAAACGGAAGGTCCAAAACAACGAGCTCGATCTTATCGACATAAGATTGGGCCGAGCCTGGCTATAGCCAGGCTCGGCAAGTTCCCTCGCAACACCGGTTCGGCATCACCCGGCCTTTAAGGCCGATTCGATGAAATCAAATGAGGCTTGGATCGCTTCTCGTGGGTTGGCGAGGTCGTGCACCAGGGGAGAGAAGCATTCGTAGGAAATCGGTCCGACATATCCGGCAGCCTGCAGAGCCTTGATCTGACCGACATTGTCCAGTCGGTCCAATCGGTCGACGAGAACCCGGTGTTCGTCTTCCATCTGGTTCAGCTGCAACGTCGGATCGACGACGGCCGATATGTGGACGATCCCGGTGTGGCCGGCAAAAATCGGCCCGCCATCCGCCAGGGCATGATGGAACGTGTCATGGACGAGTTTATAGCGGTGCGCTGCGTCGAGCGCATTGATCGCGTCCACGAGCTCTGCCTTGTAACGCAGCGAGGAACGCTGGAACCCCAGCGGCTCGACCAGCGCGACAAGCTCTGCCTCTTGAAGAAGAGGCAAGATGGCGGCGAGGGACGTTTCGAGATTGGCTTTGCGCTCCTGCGCCTCGGTGCCGATCCCCTCGTTTCGCGGGATCAGGCTGATAGTTTCAGCACCAGCCTCCTTGGCGATTGCAATCAGGTCCCGAACCTTCCGCTCGATATCATCCGACCAGAAATTGAATGGATAGACCTGGGACAGGCCAACGAGCCGCAAACCTCGCTCCCGAACCATTTGACCCGCCTTCGTCGGCGAAAGGCCGTCAAATAGCTGGCGCTTGAGGTCGTTGCGAACCTCTACACCCTGGCAGCCGAGAGCAACCGATAGGTCGAGGAAATCGGTGTAGCTAAGATTTGGTGCCGTAATCTGATTGAGTGCCCGGAACATGTTTCCTCCCAAGATCCCGATATTGCTGCTCCGGCGGAGCGCCACGCGGCTCAAGGCAATGCCAAAAGGATCCGTCGTGCGCAATCGGGTGGAATTTGGATTAGCGCATCGGTGAGGTTTCTTGCGCCTTCCGCTTGAGGTGTTTCACCTCATTCTCAGATGGAAGGAGGTAGAAAAAGTTGCGGTTCCAGAAAATGCGCATCCGGCATTTGAACCCGATCCTGGAGCACGTTTTGTGCCATCAGCTCGACGGTATCCCGGCAAAGCTGGGCCAGAGGCGTGCCGATGACCATTGTCGCATAGCCGTCGGAAAGGGCCGCGCGGCTGACCGAGGTAAGTTCGTTGACGATGAGGGCAACTTCTCCCGGCGCGCGCGTTTCCCGCAGCGCCGCTATTGCGCCTTCCATCCCACCGCCTGCGACGTAGATGCCTCTCAGATCCGGATGACGCTCAAGCAAGGCGACCGAGGTTTCATGGGTCAGCTTTCTTGTCTCAAGATTGATGACTGGTTCCAGGATATCGAGATCCGGCCGTAATTGGCTTAGGTATGAACGGAATCCGGCTTCCTTCAATTCGTGTCCCTGCCAGCGATTACTGCCAAGAAAAATCGCGACTTTTCCGGGCTGGCGACTTGCCATGGCGATCATCCATGCCGCCAGGCGTCCGACCTTGTGATTGTCGAGACCGATATAGGTTTGACGCGCGCCGTGGCCGAAATCATTCAGCAGGGCGAAGACGGGAACTCCGTTCTGCCGCAAGCTCCGGGCGGCTTCATTGACGATGCCGTGGTTGACCGCAGTGCAAGCTATCGCTTCGGTATGTGTGGCAAGTTCGCGCATGATTGTCGCAAAGTCTGCCGGCGACTGAGACGGTGAATATCGAATGGTCACTTCACCGCGAAAATCCTGACGGTCTGCCACCGCCCGGATCAGCTCTTTGCTGAAAGACTGATAAAACTCCTGTCTTTCCTTTATGAGCAGGAAGCCAAGTCTCACTCTTGCAAGCGGTGCGGTCAGCTGCCGATCGATCAGACCACTCGCATAATAGGCCAGTTTATGCGCTGCTTCTGCAACCTTGCGGACCGTTTCCTCGCGGACGAAGCCTCTCTCGTGAATGACACGATCTACAGTCGCTTTGCTTACCTTCGCCTCTTTGGCGATATCCTCAATTCTTGTCCGCTTCATATAAATCCTGATCAGGCCCCCCGGGGATTGCTGACCTTGCCTTATTCGCCAGATCCAACAGGCTTCGTCATTGGCCGGCAATCTAAGTCAAAGTGAAAGGTGCTCCAAGAGGGGGTGCTTGTGCCTCGATCTATCAAAATGTCGATAGTCTGCCTCAGCCGCTGTCGCCTGGCATGGCCGCAACGGACGAGTTTGTCGCCTTGCGCGGGTCGATCCCGTTTTCCCGGCCGCCGTCCGATCCGTCATGGGGAAGCGATGTTTTCGAAGCCCCTGAAGATCGCTTTGCTTATGCATGCTCAGTATGCGAGAGGCAAATCTGCATCTCGGAATTTGTTTACATGGCGATCAAATAAGGATATTCTTTATCCTTGATAGATATATGCCAGCCGCGGGCCTTGGAATGATTTTATGATTTTGAAAAGCCAAGTCGAATGGGCTCTCCATTGTTGCGCCATTCTTGCAGGTTTGCCTGACGGCCGCTATCTCTCCACCAAAGCGCTCGCCGAATTCCATGGGCTTCCCAAGGAATATCTTTCCAAGGCCCTCCAGAGCCTGTCTCAGGCTGGACTTGTCGACACGACACTCGGCCCCTCCGGTGGTTATCGATTGGCGAGACCGCCCGCGGATCTCACTTTTCTAGAGATCGTGGAGGCCGTCGAGGGGCGGCAGCGAACCTTCGTCTGCACCAATATTCGCGCCAACAACCCCTGCCGCCCGAAGGACTATTGCGAAAGCAGCCCTTGTGCGGTGGCGCGCATCATGTGGGAGGCCGACGAAGCGTGGCGCGAGAAACTGCGTAGTGTCAAATTGTCAGACCTCGTCGGCATCCTGTCGAAGGAGATCCCGCCGGAACTCTGGAAAAGCTCTTTCGAATGGGTGCTAGAGCGCGCCGGATGATATCGCCCTGAGAGTGGCCTGTTCCTTCTGTTCGCCTGTCGGGGGGCAGACGAGGCTTTGGGCCGGCATCGCCAATGATATTCCGTTCGCCCTGCAATGTTCGTAGATGAGATCGATGATCTCGTTCTGTGCCGACATGCGGCCTGCCGCGCTCGCGACGCGGAAGAACAGCTCGATCTCGAGAGCGATTGCGTCGATCGTCTTGAGCGCGACGACCGGCGGCGGGTTCATGACGATCCTTTCGCAGCCCTGCAGGACGGCAAGCATGACCTCTTCGACGAGCCGCGGCTTGTGTATGGCGGATATTCGCATCGTCAGCGAGATCTGGTGCGACTCATCAGGGCGGCTGCGATTGGTAACGCCCTGTTTCGCCAGCACGCTGTTCGGCAGGACGACGACGTTATATCCGCCCGAAAGCAGATTGGTGGAGCGCCAGTTGGTTTCAACGACACGCCCTTCGGTGCCGTCGGCGAGCTGGATCCAGTCGCCGATGACGTAGGCGCGACCGAGAGCCAGCGCGATTCCGGAAAAGACATCGGCAAGCGTGTTCTGCAGCGCAAGGCCTATAATGACGACGACGATGCCTGAGGTGGCAATCAGCGGCCCAACGGGTGCGCCGAAGACGAAGCCGATGACGGACAGGGCGACGCCGAGATAGACGATGCCGACGATCAGATCCTGAAGAAGATGCGCCTCCTGCGGCCGGCGGTTGAGGGTGAGATAGATATGGAGGAAGCCGATCATCGTCCAGGCAAGATGCAGCCACCAAAGGATCCTTGCGGACTTGGCAAGCAGGATGCCGCCATTCTGAAGCTCGTCGTAGTCAAAGTGATAAGGCGAAATTCCGGCAAGCCAGAGCACGAGGCTCATGCAGCAAAAGAACAGGATCTGCACGACGAGGCGCCCGGTTGGGCGGCTGCGTCCCTGGATATGCCAGATGACAATGCCGGCCAGCCCGAGCAGGTTGATCAGGACGAGCGGAAGGGAATGATGTTCGCCAAACATGATAGGGCTCACCGACGATGATTTCCTGAAACCGGAAAGGGACGGGCGCCTCCGGCACCCGTCCGGCATCCGGTTATTTCTTGATCGGGAAGGTCAGTTCCTTCTGGCTGCTGTCGACGACGAAGACAGCCAACAGCTTCGCCGGCTTGGTCTTGCTAGCATTCTCGCTGACGCCGTGGCGATCGCCCGGCATCTCGGAGAAGTTTTCGCCGGCCTTGAAGACCTTGACCGGACCGTCATTGACCTGGCTGCGGATCGCCCCTTCCAGGACCGTTGCATAAATGAAGGCCGAGTTCGGATGGGTGTGGGCCGAGGAAAAGCCGCCCGGACCGTATTCCACGAGGACGCCCTTGATGCTCTTGCCGGGAACGTTCGGCAGTTCGTGTTCGTAGACAAGCGTGACCTTGGCATCCTTCTCGCCTGCAGCGTGTGCAACGGCGGTGGTGGACACCAGGACGGTGAGGGCGAGGCCGAGAATTGACTTGATCATCTCGAATTCCTTTCTGAAGAGTCGAACAGTTATTTGCGGGCGGAGGTTGCGAACCATTGCTCGAAGGTGATGCGGCCGAGGCGCGGATTGCCGTCGGACACGAGCGAGCCGTCTTCCAGCCTTGCGCCGAAATAGCGGGCTTCCGGATCCGCCACGACCTTGCGGGCATCGCCCATTGCCTTGAGGTAGCGGGCAACGAGCTCATTCAGCCGGACACGTTCTGGACCGGAGATCTCGACGATGCCATTGATTGCCGCGGAGTTTGCGACGACGGTCATGTTGTCGGCGACGTCGTCGGAAGCGATCGGCTGCACGTAGGCCGGCGACAGGCGCACCGTATCGCCGACCGTGCCGGACTGGGCGATGCCGCTTAGGAATTCCATGAACTGCGTCGAATGGACGATCGTATAGGGAATGCCGGAGTCGCGGATGATCTTTTCCTGGGCGACCTTGGCGCGCATGTAGCCGCTTTCGGGCAGGCGATCGACACCGATGATGGAAAGGGCGATATGATGCTTCACGCCGGCCGTCTTTTCCGCTGCCGCCAGATTGCGGCCTGACGTCTCGAAGAATTCGAGCACGGCTTTGTCCTCGAAGGATGGCGAGTTTGCGAGGTCCATGACGATAGAGGCGCCGGCCAATGCTTCGGCGAGCCCTTCGCCCGTAATCGTATTGACGCCGGTGTTCGGTGCAGCGGCAATGACTTCGTGGCCTTGCTTGCGAAGGCGGTCGGCTGTTTTCGAACCGATCAGGCCGGTCCCGCCGATGATGACGATTTTCATGAGCTTCTCCATTTGCGGCCGCTTCGCGCACCGCATTGTTCGTTCATTCTGTGTGTGGGTTGCAGTCGGGCCCCGGTTCTGATCATGCCCTACATCCGCTCAGCGGAGCCGGGTGCTCCCTGACGGGTGCCCGCCGGCCCGGCACTTGCTCACCAGGAAGTTAGTAGTCCCAGAATACCGGTACCCAGCGGAAGACATCGCCGTCGGCTGCCACGTGGCCGACCGACGGGAACGGCATATGGGTCGCCACCAGAAGTCCGCCGGTCTCGGCCAGCTCCCGCAGAAGACGGACACGGACGCGGGCAGCCTCCTCCGGATCGTGTTCGAAGCCGTTGTGCCAATCGGGATGTTCGAAGCCGACCGCGAACACGGCATCGCCTGCAAACATCAGCCGGTCCTTGCCGGAGGCGACGCGGACCACGCTATGCCCGGGTGTGTGGCCGCCGGTTCGGGAGACGACCACGCCCGGCGCCACCTGGAATTCATCATCGAACAGTTTCAGCTGGTTTTCATACTCTTTTCTGAACTGCTTCGCGGCCGCCCGAAGCGCATCCGGGAAGCCGGGCGGCATTGACACATGGGAGAAGTCGGGCGCTTCCCAGAATTTGACCTCTGCCGCCGCCACATGGATCCTGAGGTCCGGACGCAGCCGCGCCTTCACTCCATCGACGAGCAGCCCGCCAACATGATCCATATGCATGTGGGTCAACACCACGTCGGTCACGGATCCAAGATCGATGCCGGCGGCTTCCAGCCGCTTGATCAGTTGTCCGGCCCGCGGCAGGTTCAATTCCGGGTCCAGCCCCAGGCCGGCGTCGATCAGGATGGTCTGCTTGCCGCTGCGAACGACGACCGCGTTCAGCGCCCAGTCAAAAGCGTCCTGCGGCAGGAACATGTCGTTCAGCCAGGCCGCGCGATCGGCCGGGTCGGCATTGTATCCCAACATCTTGGTCGGCAGCGGCAACACGCCGTCACTGATCACGAGTACCTCGATATCGCCGATCTGTACCGCATAGCGCGACGGAACCAGCTCGTCAGGGCTTGTTTTAACGGAATGAGAAGTGTCTAGGTCCATGTTTGTCTCCTGTTGATCGAGATCTTGGAACCGATTTGGCCGGCTCCATGGTTGAAACGATTGTCATGTGAATCTTGGTTGCGGCCTCCGGAACGGCCGCGCATCGCTTACCGAGCCTTTCGTGAGAGGCTTAGTTGAGGCCGGCCCTGTCGAGGCCATAGGCCTTGTCGGCCGAGCCCGGCACGGTCTTGAAGGCGATGCTGGCGCGGTTCCAGGCATTGATGACCATGATTACGAAGGTGAGATCGGAGATTTCCTTCTCGGAAAGCTGGCCGCGCACGCGCTCGTAGAGCTCGTCGGGAATGCCGCCTTCATGCAGTTTCGTCACCGCTTCAGTCCAGGCGAGCGCGGCACGCTCCCGGGGAATGAAGAGATTGGATTCCCGCCAGACGGCTATGTGGTGGAGCCGGAGTTCGCTCTCGCTATGGATCTTGGCTTCCTTGACATGCATGTCCAGGCAGAAAGCGCAGCCGTTAATCTGCGATGCGCGAATGTGAACGAGATCCTGGATCTTCTGTTCGATGGCGCTGTCCTTCAGAGCCATGCTGAGTTCCGAGAGTTTCCTGAAGAGTTCCGGTGATTGCTGGGCATAATTCAAACGCTGGGTCATGGTCGCCTCCGTTATTAAGGATATAAAATGTCCTTATGGATAAAAGATATCCTTAATGGCTGGACAGTAAAGACCTTCCGGGCTAAGGTTTGAACATAAGGCCTATGCCGAAAAGTATGGGGTGGGGATGGATATCGTATGCGCATTGCAAACATTCATGCGGGTGGTGGAGACTGGCTCCTTTTCCGCCGCAGCGATTGATCTCAGGCTGACGCAGCCTGCTGTTTCGCGCCAGGTTTCGGCGCTGGAAGCGCATCTCAACACACGTCTGCTGCATCGCACGACCACCGCGCTGGCGCTGACGGCGGAGGGGGAGCAGATCATCCCGATGGCACGCAAGGTCATCGAAGCGGTCGAGGCGCTTAGTGAAACCACATGTCGTGATGGCGGGCGCGTAGCCGGCAAGGTGCGGCTGGCTTTGCCGACACCGCTCGGGCTTTACGTCAGCGACCGGCTCGGGATGCTGCTCGAACGCCATCGGGGACTTTCCGTCGATTTGCTCTTTCGTGAGGAACCGTCCGACCTTGTTGAAGAGGGGATCGATCTTGAGGTACGGCTGGGAACGGTTGCGGACTGCAGTCTGATGTGCCGCAGAATTGGATGGACGACGGCCTTTCTCGTTGCCGCACCTTCCTATCTACAAAAGCGGGCAGCACCTAAAACGCCGGACGATGTCAGCGCTCATGATTGTATCTGTTACAATCGCGCCGGAAATGGCCAGGCATGGTCGTTCTCAAATGGCGCCGAGGACGTTACCGTGCGAATCGCGCCGCGCCTCGTCGCCAGCAATGCGGTTGCCGTTCACCGTGCCGTGCTGGCTGGCAATGGGATTGCGGTACTTTCCCACATTCTTGTCGGGTCCGACATCGAGGAAGGCAGGCTGGTGAATGTCATGCGAGACTTTCCGCCGAGCCGGGTCGCCATCAGCGTCGTCTACCCGTCGCGTCGGAACCTGCCGTTGCGCATCAGGACGGTCCTCGACTTCCTGATTGAGATAGTCGGCAGGGATCCGCTGATGGCGACCGCGTCTTCTCATTGATCATTGATTGCTTGGATGGCGCCTGGATCGTTGAACGTCATCCGCATGAAAAGTGGGATTCACGCTCGCTTGAGATATCGCCACGCCGCCATGCTGCCGAAGAGCTGAAAACCGCCGCCGCAAAACATGGCGACGATGAACCCGAAAGCGGGCTCCTGGAAGAACGCGTAGACGGATCCGAGTGCGGCCACGCCG
Proteins encoded in this region:
- a CDS encoding MBL fold metallo-hydrolase; this translates as MDLDTSHSVKTSPDELVPSRYAVQIGDIEVLVISDGVLPLPTKMLGYNADPADRAAWLNDMFLPQDAFDWALNAVVVRSGKQTILIDAGLGLDPELNLPRAGQLIKRLEAAGIDLGSVTDVVLTHMHMDHVGGLLVDGVKARLRPDLRIHVAAAEVKFWEAPDFSHVSMPPGFPDALRAAAKQFRKEYENQLKLFDDEFQVAPGVVVSRTGGHTPGHSVVRVASGKDRLMFAGDAVFAVGFEHPDWHNGFEHDPEEAARVRVRLLRELAETGGLLVATHMPFPSVGHVAADGDVFRWVPVFWDY
- a CDS encoding carboxymuconolactone decarboxylase family protein, encoding MTQRLNYAQQSPELFRKLSELSMALKDSAIEQKIQDLVHIRASQINGCAFCLDMHVKEAKIHSESELRLHHIAVWRESNLFIPRERAALAWTEAVTKLHEGGIPDELYERVRGQLSEKEISDLTFVIMVINAWNRASIAFKTVPGSADKAYGLDRAGLN
- a CDS encoding LysR family transcriptional regulator, which translates into the protein MDIVCALQTFMRVVETGSFSAAAIDLRLTQPAVSRQVSALEAHLNTRLLHRTTTALALTAEGEQIIPMARKVIEAVEALSETTCRDGGRVAGKVRLALPTPLGLYVSDRLGMLLERHRGLSVDLLFREEPSDLVEEGIDLEVRLGTVADCSLMCRRIGWTTAFLVAAPSYLQKRAAPKTPDDVSAHDCICYNRAGNGQAWSFSNGAEDVTVRIAPRLVASNAVAVHRAVLAGNGIAVLSHILVGSDIEEGRLVNVMRDFPPSRVAISVVYPSRRNLPLRIRTVLDFLIEIVGRDPLMATASSH